cctcctttttttgttccctttttttctttttttttacttctttccttttatgatCGTTCCGTTATGGGAACtcctctcttctttttcttctttcctcttaaagaagaaatttattataaataatttattcatatgtacTGAAGAACTGTTTGCAcattacattatattatatgtatatataccatcATTTTTTGAGCTAGTCTGCCCAttcgttcttccttttttagttTTCTACTCCATtgcatttgttcatatttttatacttcaATTATATACGGTACGGTGCGATTTTGatgcatacatgtgtatgtgtatatagggTATGTTGCTACTATGTAAGTTCTGCACTACATAttataaagaagaaacgaaaaaagaaaaagtaaattattatttttacacagCGGTCATAAACGGAAGGAGCGCCTTAGTATGGATTCCTGCTGTAAGAATAAATGGGATTATTCTTATTgtgtaattctttttttttcccattttatacATCCATTTGCATTTCTGAATAGAAATGCAGGACACACAAtccacaaaagggggaataagttatatatgtaatgtacGTTACTATGCATAGGCAATTTTTAAGTAGCAGTTTTAAATAACTTTTGAACATAAATTAAATGGGTTAGCAGAAATTTCTATTATGAGAAGGTACATTCTTCTATATGCACAATACATAGGagaaattaataataatgtaatgCACTATTCTATATAATTGCACAAAACCTTGCAAAGTATAATAAATAGATAAGCGATACTCGAAGAATTTGACCCATCTGTTCCTATTCTGTTATACTAGTACAtttattcctactttttggttttaattatatatacatataatgatgttaatgtatgtgcacataatattttatttatacctaaaaaaattaggaatatgcattaataaaaaaaaaaaaagaaaaaaaaattggagtaTCGCAATTATGGAGGAAGCAAAGTTCTCATGTATTTATTCTGTATAAACACACATAAACCACTGTAGAATAAATTTacgatatatatacagaaatatacacatttgaaCAATGACACCGGTAATGGGGAACAATGGAAATAtgtttttctgtttaatGTGCATAATTCCATATACATGTAATCTTTTATCCACAATATAACGGACACTTAaagaatacatacatatatctatatatatatatacacctttCCAATAACACCTGTAGGGACAAAGTGGAACACGTACTTTATATTCCGAATGGATCTATGAGATGttggaaaaggggggaactgCGTCTACGGGCTCTAATACATTGGCCACTGCACCATTGACTAACGTAACTGGGTATGcagattttaaaaattggctGAGCACAATTGAAGGTGCATGGAACCTCgtacataaaataaaagatgaACAATCACAGTCCGTTGATAATACTATCTGcgattatttctattattggttaggggacaCACTATTTGTGCAATGTGCTTTGGGTTCAATCTCAGATGCTATGAGTAAAATATACCAGCAATTGAAGGCTACTCCTGGTGAAAATGAATGCGGTTCCCTAGGTCACCATAGTAGCAAAGATGTCTTcaatgaaaataaaacaaaattcgACCTCCAACAGGACTATGAACCAAAGGgagacaaattaaaaaagtattATGAATCCTGTAGTGATTATTATCGTAGGACGTACAGAACCACTACTCCAAGTGTTCCTACTAATGTGGAAGAGAAATGTAAGAACGGTGGTACTAACCCTActgatccatattgtaccaAATTCAAGACTACCTATGCAAAATACTGCCAACAAAATTCAACTGAAGAGGCTTGTGCAATAGTCAATGGAGTAGAAGCTTCCTCTGCACGCAGTGGTGTTCCTGCTGCTcgaagcagcagcagcaccgTCGCTCCAATCGTATCTTCTACACTAGGCACCGCAttagtaggattaccaacaatggtattccttttatataaagtaataattacgTCAATTATTCTCCTTAcgtttagggaaaaaaatacatatatttgtgttgtacatgtacatagatataaacatacatatatatacacatactatatatatacaatacacacttgtacacatatatagtacacatatatatatacatatatacatatatatgtacatatgtatatatgtgtggacatgtacacatatatatatggtacaCATTTTCACCCCTACCGtcccatttctttcttttcagtACAAGCTGCTACCATCTTGGTTTAGTAACTATTCTGGTGGAGGACGAGGAAGCACAAATAACAATAGAAGCAAcacaagaaaaggaagatccGTCCGAAGGGACctcgacacattaacagcAGCAGACAGTTCAACCATATATTCCACCGAGTATTCTACAGTAGACGACGTGTCAACAACAAATTCCATGTCAGATAGAGCATCTACCATATTTGAAGGGCCAtctaaaaggagaaaaacagTAGCAGGAATaacaaataatagtaatagGCGACCAAAAAATATCATGTATCAACGTATATAGATCAGCGCATATAATAGTGCTGTCCTCCCATCCTCCCACCACTAAGtgtgacaaaaatgaaaaaaaaggactctACACTACTACTACACTATACTACACTATACTACACTACACTAACACAACATTCTAATAATACACCACCACACCACACCacacactctaataataataccaccctaacaacaacaccaccctaacaacaacaccaccctaacaacaacaccaccctaacaacaacaccaccctaacaacaacaccaccctaacaacaacaccaccctaacaaccacaccacactctaataataataccaccacactaacaccacACTACACTAATACTATACTAATAGTATACACTAATAATATCACCACACAAATAccacactctaataatacacCACACTAATAATACCACACCAGACACTCTAATACAGGAGTACACACTATAATACTTTAAATCTGTCGTGctatacttaaaaaaaaaaaatccattccatttccttccttataacacatgcaaaaaaaagaaagcgaaCTCATTCgaacatgcaaaaaatgtaacttttcttttaattgtTTTATATTCACCCTTATATCTGAAATAAAAGCAGCAAAATTTTCAGCGTACATACgcaaacacatgcacatatacaacgcAACGCTGTACACCTATACAActctatttataatttttctaaTATGCTCAAAATATGTAATGCACAATTCGCTCTTATTACAACGTTAGAAATGCAACATATAATTGAGAAAAAGTGCtcacattaatatattttttccttcgctctCTCACTAGctctctctctttttgtacaaaaaaaaaaaaagaatacgaaCCACTTCAACTACTTCTGAAATAGTAGAATTATGTCCTAAAATGAAATagtttttcattatttttaatcATAACATTTTTCGTATTAATTATTgtgcattttaattttaaatttagaAATAAAAGTTTATTAAAGTTACATTCacacacttaaaaaagaaagagcaGTAAATCGCGAACTACAAACGCACTCTATTTTATTAATGTTtactaataataaaaaaaaaaaagaagaaaagtaatCATATAACGTactaatatacataaaaaaggaagcaagcaaaaaaatggcaactCTAAAATATTTAATGCTCATCTTCGTATATTGCTCATGGCAATACCCTAACCACCATGTATGACAGTTACTATTAAATTGTTGAAATTTGacgaacatatatatttattatgattaAAAATCTTTTTTACGCTCTTTTAGCactaaaaattgaaaaaaaaagtagggtgtgttggaaaaaaaaaaaatttccatcacccctaacagccttccttccacttaccatccctaacaacccttctccttctttctcttttttttatcttttagGTGAGTGCTATAAGCACATCATACAAGGGTGTcgaaacaaaaaagagaagtacCACCTTAGGAGAAGGTGTGGGCACActgttaaaggaaaaaggtgaCGCCACGGGGTCAAACAAACAACCAAATCCAACTACACCATCACCTTCTTGtgataagaacaacaaacaGCCAAATCCAAATGCACCATGTTcaacaaaaggaaaggaaaaaagctgGCGAGATCGACTGTTTTGTAGATTATTTCGTGGGGAGGTGAAAACACATGAATGGTTGCCTGTCGTAATAAGTATACCTTTCCTTTATGTATGGATTCCAAGTATTTTGAACTCGCTTATTACTGTTATTCCAGGGGCGTCAGACGCCAATTGGTTATATGTAATCGACCTCATAGTTTATTTAATCCTTGGGTTAGTAATCATTTTCGTCCTTCGGAAATTTTGGTTTtccaaggaaggaaagaatttgTCCAATAAAATACTAAAATGCAAACCATCTACAGAAGAGAAGGTTGCTTTACTCACACAAAACAAATctgaaaaaacagaatagTTGGAAGGTATTACatgggtggaagaaaggttgttatgggtggatggaagggaaaTAACGAATCTTTATATgagtatgtgtgtataacattgtttttatattattgttcTATATAGTTAGTAAGTCAAAATCTAAATGTTCTATACAAAATGTATGATAGTGCCCGTccatattattatgtattattttaatGTATTAATTTAAATGGTGGCACGatttatttcctcttcataTTAGTGTACGTTAACATTTTCTCCAATATGTAATTTACCAAgacaaagaggaaaaaataaaagatccGTAAGACGGCAGCAACACTACACGTTAACAGACGACACGACAAAGGACAACTGACAATGTGTGTCCGTGtatttgtgtgtgcatgtgttcaCACATTAGttattgtgtgtgtgtatgtgcacacatatatgagtTATTATTAgttatgttatttttattattttttttatatataattgtaacttttaccttatataaaaagaagtaagCATGTGTTGGTAATCCGACTACTCCTAGGATGGAAGggacggtggtggtagtcacagaaaagaaggggaacaagCTGATAATCCTGGTGTCGTCCCTggtgctgtgtctggtggacttACAGCAGCAATAGGACTACCAgaagttcttttctttctatataaagtaatactacataattataattacaattatccATTGTAATTGCCCATTAGAATTGTAAtagtaattataattacaatggacaattataattgtaacagtaattataatggacaattgtaattgtaattatagtTGTAATTACAATTGTTCATACAATTGTAATTAACACATTGCACACTTAAAAGTACAagaaatacacataaataagaCTGTacactatacatatatatataatacaaatTCCCACCccctctcttccttttcattattaGTACGGTCTCCTACCCCTTTGGCTTCGTGACCAATTTGGTAACAGCGCGGGAAGGAGCAACAGTgaaatcataaaaaaaagaacaacaacaacgataGGACGTCAACACTTTGATACTTTAACTGACAGTTCCACGGAATATTCCACAACGATGGGTTCAATATCAAATCTCTCAACATCAGACAATTCTATAGACCATTCTACCGTATATAACACACGACTCAgtaggggaagaacaaataataatagaacaGGATGgcataatataaatatacgttatcaacgCATGTAAGAACACAACACATCACATTTTGAAATGTAACACTGAATTAATATGATGTTCCACTTCCACGGAAGGGACAATAAATAACACCAcgcacagtttatatatacagtgtgtgttaggaaaggagcaaaatgacacttttccttcattctttcttttctttttttccttctttccttcttatttcttctttcctttttcttttatttttccttccttttatattctttaaaagaagaaagaaggaaacacaaaatttttaaaataaaaaaaagataaaaaggtcccccaaaagaaaaaaagaaaaaaaaaagaagctacCTCCACAATGAACTAATACATattgaatgaataaatatgtgaatagtaAACTATGGGAatagtgtaaatatatatatgtgaatagtgtataaatatatgtgaataaattCATGTACACATTGATGGAGAGAGggcaggaggaaggaagaatgtatgCTCTCTCCCTCtctgcacatatgcataaacTGTATACTGCAATATGAATTTTTAACAATATTTTCTAATGAGCAACAACAGTCAACTCCTTCCCCgctcccccttcttttaaaacATAACAATTAAAACTTACACCAACCATACATAATGAAATTTTTCGCAATAGGAGATATTGCGTTCCCATGTACACAACAATACGGAAACATAAGAATAATAACATAACGTTCATAATAATCACCTATagtccaataatataataaataaaggaatatataaaaaatttaatcatTCCGCTCTTCATTTATTCTACAATTCctttaacacattttattctttaccTTGTACTATTAgtcatacatatgtaatgattctgatacatgtacatgtatgtgttatcattgtttgaaaaaattgaaggaatgTGTAGTGTTGTTTTCACAGAGAGAGAgtgcaaaaatttcaatattcATGCTCATCCatatttcatattcataTTCCTATTCATCAATAATCAATATCGAACTGGAGCAGTATTTAtactttccccctttttttgaatgTACTAATAATTTTGAGAATAAGTTCACAGCATAcagaaatatacacataaatcaAACCATGGCATCAGAACCAAcggtaagggaaaaatatgaaaggaagaatattgaGGGAGGGGGACAATGTTGGCTGGGAGGGGGTGTGGAAGGATGGGGTGTAGGAGgaattatttcccctttacgcttaacaccccttccttcccccttttacacTACAAACGACCACATAATAAACAtacaatattttatatataatatgataTAGTGTAGAATGaaataaggaatgtaagaatatatatatatactgttAATTATACTTGTAGGCACCATTTTTAAAGAGTTTACCCTCAGAAGTATTGTTCTATGGTCCCTTTAGGAGGAGCACATGGACAGATAGTAAAGAATGTGTGGAGGgtataaaaaatgctttGGAAACAAATGCCAGTGCAGAAAGTTATTTTAACCAAGTTAATAAGGCAGTATGTTATGTGTCCTCAATGTATGAGCACCAGAAGAATACATATTCCAATAAGGAACCTTGCCATTTTCTATACTACTGGATAGGAGACGTATTATTCAGTATTCTTGAGGAGAACAATATCAAGACTCTTCTACAAACTATTTGCAGAAGTATACAGGAAAAATGTTGGAATGGAAATTTTGAAATTCCCTGTAATCCTATTGGAAAAGAATTCTTCGACCATATGAAAATAACATATGACTTCCTTTATGACTACAGTAATATAAAGGAATATCTACAGCACTATAATACTAACCATAATATGAACTTCACCAATTACCTCGAGAAAGTTAAAGAAGCAAAGAATTATATGAGCGGAGGGTGTAATAATCAGAGTGGATACTGTAATAATTTCTGGAATCCACGTAAGGCAGACATTGAACAGAAACTATCAAACTTAGAATCCGAAATAAACTCTGCACAGGATGTAAAATCGCGTGCAGAAGCAGCAAAACAATCCACACAACTCAAGCTAGACGAAGCGATTCTTCAAGCAAATaaagcttcttctctttcttctgcttttggtacCTTAGCAGCATTAGAATTACCAGCTGCCctattccttctatataaggtaaaattatagctaaaattgaaaattttaacaatACTATTAAtatacaaccttcccttccttatagctcctttccttcttccttagacccttcttAGACCACTTCATCCTTACACCccccttagaccctccttcgaCCCCTtccatcctcctccttagaccacatttccttcctttcctccttagaccctatcacctaacaacccacctaccaccattatcacctaacaacctacctaccaccattatcacctaacaaccttccattctaacacccctaaacccttcattctactacccctaacaacattccttccacccacctaacagaaccttccttccaccatcctaacaacccacctaccacccctaacaaacttccttctaacacccctaacaaccttctttccatcaCCCTAAGAATCATCCTTCTAAGgcctaagaacccacctaccacctaacaaccttccttccacttaccacccacctaacaatcttccttctatcGCCTAAACGTTCTAACCGCCGACCTTCCTTAAccccttttatttccttcagtataaaccatggtcttcttggtttggtaaccacttttctggaaatggaggaggaagaagcaacagaagaaagagaagatcagcTGGACATCACAACTTGAACGAGttaacagaaacttcaaCAGTGGACTTCACAGGAAGTTCAGAAACAGATTCCACATTTGATCCCACTACAGTACCTTCTCCTACTGCGTACACAAGACAACccgggggaagaagaaataatggGGGGGATcgcgggatggtaggttatcaaaacatgtaacattAAATGAATGTTTCTATCCGATAAATAAGTAATatgttattttctttaaattacAGATAGAACGCACtgtttttgtaaattatAAGTACTACATAGTTTCCTTCTTCTGAATTATAATGACGGGAAATATTTCATATAGGAAAcaatattattattgctCTTAAATTGTCCTAATTCATGAATTGCGTGTTTATATGGTATGTTCATATGTCATCAGTATAAATAGAACTTATAATTCCTCCACATTACTTGTAGTACTttaattatttcattttctttcatttaaACTTTCCTTGTACGCTGGGTGCAGAAAATGAATCAGAAGTGTGTTCAATTTATTTTAGGGCTCCCCTCATGCAAATATTTCTTAcatctattttttattagaGTGAAAAATTTGTAAGGGTGTAAGAATATTTATTGAATATACAATAGTTTCCGTTTAGTCTAAGTTGTTCCATGAAataattcttctttatattatgaattttaagtaaataagggaaaaaaaaaaagaagaggttcGGGTTCTTGTATAGTGTATTCAATAACATAGCGTAATGCGTACTTCTCCCTACTCCTTAAATGTTCCTACGCCGAATGTTCATTGCTTTAAGAGAATTTCCACATTTCTAAGTTTCatcctatatatttttccttgttccGCAATAATGGAATCTTAATACTATGCTCAATATAATATATCTCATTATTAGGGAGACTGTGCATATTACGACAAGGGCCGCCGAATATTTTGCAAGGACGGTACTAAAAGTTTCTGCAGTTCCCGAATATTTTGATATAAGGGCAGCAGAAGGTTTTACACCGGAGCTCGAATAATATAGTGTGAATAAATAGGGGACGAAAGTGACCAATGTAAACAGTAAAAAATTCTTGCGCCTGTTTTCACGACATGTTAACTTTGTCAGAAGTACTCTAAGTCCGTTTTTCATACTTTCGCCTttgatttttccctttatataTTGTGAATTCCTTGAATTTACCTTTAGACCTGTCTTTTCTGACGGTTCACCCGGTTCATTGTTCATAGGGGGGATCCCACTGTGATTTTCGGGAAATTTATTTGGCTCCTGCGTTCCTTTATAACTTTCATCTGTTAATAGCGTCATTACACTTCCATCCACAGCTCCATTCTGGCTATTTATAATTCCTTGTAAAGTACCTCGCACAGTTACCTAACATACTAAGAAAATATACCCATAATTTATACAGCATATAGAAGCTGcggtacaaaaaaatagaagaaaaaggaatttttcatttcctagcaggaagataaaaaataatggtaaTAGATGTAGAAATTCTTGAAATGTAGTATCTATTATTGTACATAGTCTGAATGTTGCAGGAAACAAAGTATCAAGCTCAATAATGCAACTTTCCTGAAAGatatcattttgtttttttctttctttttcccttttccttttagaGTAAAAGATTGGAGAaccatattatattttacttaTAGACTTACACAATATTCCATTATTCCATTCTCAGCATTATATtcccatatatgtattacttATTTCGcacatatgaatataattcTTTCCCCAAAGGTATTATACTTATATTACACGCGCTAAATTCGCGTGTTCCACTAttgctcacattttttattgctAACTATTCATttgtattatataattaacaGATTAAAAAGGAATCCTCACTCCACCTTACATTGTATACAGTAAAGATCTGTTTTTGAATTATTAATTTACCTTTCACCTTACATTTATACGGACGCGCACACAAAACAtggttccttccttcctttttttttattcgcaattttttctgtgtgacaaaatttatattagggcaattcttttggacaattttcttgacatttctttttgcaatttttttgacaaatttatattagggcatttttttcctttgggcAATTTCttgttgacattttttttttttttttgacaattctttctgtgtgacaaaatttatatttagggcatttttttttctttttttggacaacaatttttttttttgtgcaaatttttctgtgtgacaaaatttatattagggcaattttttctttttttggaaaattttccttcacaatttttttttttcttttttatgcacCCTTCCGGGtgcacatacacccctaaattaTTAAACAAAGGGCCATATTGTTATTCTCACAATCTCAAATCCCGAACCATAAGTGTGAAATCttacacaccctaaatgcgaaatgctATACCCtcccactgattcattcatctctattttttcctccttttttttttttcttttcttttcttttcttttcttttcttttcttttttcttttcttttcttttcttttcttttcttttcttttttcttttcttttctttttcttttcttttcttttctttttcttttcttttcttttcttttcttttcttttcttttcttttcttttcttttctttttcttttcttttcttttcttttcttttcttt
The Plasmodium coatneyi strain Hackeri chromosome 10, complete sequence DNA segment above includes these coding regions:
- a CDS encoding KIR protein: MASEPTSLPSEVLFYGPFRRSTWTDSKECVEGIKNALETNASAESYFNQVNKAVCYVSSMYEHQKNTYSNKEPCHFLYYWIGDVLFSILEENNIKTLLQTICRSIQEKCWNGNFEIPCNPIGKEFFDHMKITYDFLYDYSNIKEYLQHYNTNHNMNFTNYLEKVKEAKNYMSGGCNNQSGYCNNFWNPRKADIEQKLSNLESEINSAQDVKSRAEAAKQSTQLKLDEAILQANKASSLSSAFGTLAALELPAALFLLYKTLSPNNPPTTIIT